In one window of Halococcus saccharolyticus DSM 5350 DNA:
- a CDS encoding fumarylacetoacetate hydrolase family protein: protein MRYYRVADGCDSRLVVRTDGAEYDLTAARPEITGFMDLARTAAVVDRDINDIVDAVIANAPPVSSESTSHHRMPVVAEEVWAAGVTYHISEKARQAESGNPDVYSQVYGNDRPEIFLKATPSRTVGPEKDVGIRSDSEWDVPEPELAVVLYDGSIVGYTVGNDVSSRSIEGRNPLYLPQAKVYDRCCAIGPCVVTPDTVGDPHDLAIEMTISRGGEPVFEGTTATSEMVKTCDELASALTKSNPVPETAVLLTGTALVPDEEFTLHPEDEIEITIENIGTLTNTVRRV, encoded by the coding sequence ATGCGATACTACAGAGTAGCGGATGGCTGTGATTCGCGCCTGGTAGTTCGAACGGACGGAGCCGAATACGACCTGACAGCTGCCCGTCCCGAGATAACCGGCTTCATGGATCTCGCTCGAACCGCAGCAGTAGTGGACCGAGACATCAACGATATCGTGGATGCCGTGATCGCCAACGCACCGCCCGTTAGTTCCGAGTCGACGAGCCACCACCGGATGCCGGTCGTGGCCGAAGAGGTCTGGGCAGCGGGCGTGACCTACCACATCAGTGAGAAGGCGCGCCAAGCCGAAAGTGGGAACCCGGACGTCTACAGTCAGGTCTACGGCAACGATCGTCCGGAAATATTTCTCAAGGCGACCCCGTCGCGCACGGTGGGGCCCGAAAAGGACGTCGGCATACGGAGCGACTCTGAGTGGGACGTTCCGGAACCGGAGCTCGCCGTCGTCCTCTACGACGGTTCCATCGTGGGATACACAGTCGGTAACGACGTGAGCAGTCGATCGATCGAAGGCCGGAATCCGCTCTATCTTCCCCAGGCCAAAGTGTACGACCGTTGTTGCGCGATCGGTCCGTGCGTCGTTACCCCGGATACGGTCGGTGATCCTCACGACCTGGCAATCGAGATGACCATCTCCCGAGGAGGCGAACCGGTCTTCGAAGGAACGACCGCCACCTCTGAGATGGTGAAGACCTGTGACGAACTCGCATCGGCTCTCACGAAAAGCAACCCTGTCCCGGAAACAGCCGTTCTGCTTACGGGGACGGCACTCGTTCCGGACGAGGAGTTCACCCTCCATCCTGAGGATGAGATCGAGATCACCATCGAAAACATCGGAACGCTCACCAACACCGTTCGTCGGGTCTGA
- the pucL gene encoding factor-independent urate hydroxylase, translated as MTTNKHRSPEPEEGERLMNYGKEKIGIYRTYASPLENVRTIPESSFDGRDNTLLGLDVRVRLEGDEFFKNFEEADNSNLVATDSMKNFVQYQLGEYDGATVEGFLDFTGRRFLEQYSQIDAIQMSADQIPFDELDVPTGDGDFEPSELVFRVSDNESGFGEVYLTRGDDGPQIEEQNSGITDLQLVKVKGSAFTDYVQDEHTTLPEREDRTLYVSMDIFWNYEDPEDCLGEEPQRYVASEQVRDIAHVMFDEVYSRSIQDLIYQIGLRVLERFPQLESVNFEANNQTWIAVREEIDGDEDVRVLREPARPTGYQQFSMNRDDLDEE; from the coding sequence ATGACGACCAATAAACACCGTTCGCCCGAACCAGAGGAGGGTGAGCGGCTGATGAACTACGGTAAGGAAAAGATCGGTATCTACCGAACCTACGCGTCGCCGCTCGAGAACGTCCGGACGATTCCGGAATCCTCGTTCGACGGTCGGGATAACACGCTGCTCGGCCTGGACGTTCGCGTTCGGCTCGAAGGCGACGAGTTCTTCAAGAACTTCGAGGAGGCGGACAACAGCAATCTGGTCGCGACGGACTCGATGAAGAACTTCGTTCAGTACCAGCTGGGCGAGTACGACGGCGCGACGGTCGAGGGGTTCCTCGACTTCACGGGGCGTCGGTTCTTGGAGCAGTACTCCCAGATCGACGCCATCCAGATGTCGGCCGACCAGATCCCGTTCGACGAGCTCGACGTGCCCACCGGCGACGGTGACTTCGAGCCGAGCGAACTCGTCTTCCGCGTTTCGGACAACGAGTCCGGTTTCGGTGAGGTCTACCTTACCCGCGGCGACGATGGCCCGCAGATCGAAGAACAGAACAGCGGTATCACCGACCTGCAGCTGGTCAAGGTGAAGGGCAGTGCGTTCACCGACTACGTTCAGGACGAGCACACGACCCTGCCCGAGCGCGAGGATCGCACGCTGTACGTCTCGATGGACATCTTCTGGAACTACGAGGATCCGGAGGACTGCCTCGGCGAGGAGCCACAGCGTTACGTCGCGTCCGAACAGGTGCGCGACATCGCCCACGTCATGTTCGATGAAGTCTACTCGCGATCCATTCAGGACCTCATCTACCAGATCGGTCTGCGCGTGCTCGAACGGTTCCCGCAGCTCGAATCGGTCAATTTCGAGGCCAACAATCAGACCTGGATCGCGGTCCGCGAAGAGATCGACGGCGACGAGGACGTCAGAGTGCTGCGCGAGCCCGCCCGCCCGACGGGCTACCAGCAGTTCTCGATGAACCGCGACGACCTCGACGAGGAGTAA
- a CDS encoding IclR family transcriptional regulator: MTKRAKHAVKSVETGFNILDALKELDGAGVSELATYLDIPKSTVHNYLSTLVQEEYVVKDGSTYYVGIRPLEYGAYARSQLEIYGIAKPEVDDLAATTGELANLMIEEHGRGAYLHRARGKKAVQVEAHVGTRVPLHGTGLGKAILAHLSEERVEEIIERHGLVGSTSNTITDRETLDKELAEIRERGVAFDDGERITGLRCVAAPILSNKNRVLGAISVSGPSNRIQDERFTDELPSRVLEAVNVIELNVTYS; this comes from the coding sequence ATGACCAAGCGAGCAAAGCACGCGGTGAAGTCGGTCGAAACCGGGTTCAATATCCTGGATGCGCTCAAGGAACTCGACGGTGCCGGGGTCTCGGAACTCGCCACCTATCTCGATATTCCGAAGAGCACGGTTCACAACTATCTGAGCACGCTCGTTCAGGAAGAGTACGTCGTGAAAGACGGATCGACCTATTACGTCGGTATTAGGCCACTCGAATACGGCGCGTACGCCAGATCACAGTTGGAGATCTACGGAATCGCCAAACCGGAGGTTGATGACCTAGCAGCGACCACAGGTGAACTCGCGAACTTGATGATCGAAGAACACGGACGGGGGGCATACCTCCACCGAGCTCGCGGCAAGAAGGCGGTTCAAGTCGAAGCTCACGTCGGAACACGGGTACCCCTTCACGGAACTGGGCTCGGAAAAGCGATTCTCGCTCATCTTTCGGAGGAGCGAGTTGAGGAAATCATCGAGAGACACGGTCTCGTCGGTTCGACCTCGAACACCATCACAGATCGAGAAACCCTCGACAAGGAACTCGCTGAGATACGCGAACGAGGAGTTGCATTCGACGACGGGGAACGAATCACCGGTCTCCGGTGTGTTGCAGCGCCGATTCTCAGCAACAAGAATCGAGTGCTCGGTGCGATAAGTGTCTCCGGACCCTCGAACCGAATCCAAGACGAGCGTTTCACTGACGAGCTACCGAGCCGAGTGCTCGAAGCTGTGAACGTGATCGAGCTGAACGTTACGTATTCATAG
- the xacF gene encoding 2,5-dioxovalerate dehydrogenase → MSTEYDNFVGGEWLPSDDGETFTVRNPAATDEIVSRYQRSTEEDVDAAVAAAAAAQPDWAAMPGPERGAILRRTGELLAERKQSLVTTLTTEEGKTTAEATPEVQRAIDIFHYYAEKARDFDGTVKAASGRDKTLHTRKEPMGVAALVTPWNYPIAIPAWKLAPALATGNAVVIKPASEAPSLVRAIVDCLDEAGLPAGVVNFLTGSGSEIGGPLVSHDDVDVVSFTGSTRVGTTVYEQSVADGKRAQCEMGGKNPAVVLPSADIDEAVEVVGAGAFGVTGQACTATSRAIVHEEVYEEFVAGIVDHAQEITVGDGLDGADMGPQVSESELDGTLQYINIAQDEGARLAAGGSRLDEGDHADGHYVEPTVFADVETGMRIAQEEVFGPVLAVIPVSDFDEAVSVANDSEYGLSASVLTDSLSEAERFSRQIETGVVKVNEKTTGLELHVPFGGVKQSSTNTYREQGDAGLEFFTTTKTIYTNF, encoded by the coding sequence ATGTCGACCGAGTACGACAATTTCGTGGGCGGAGAGTGGCTTCCGTCCGACGACGGCGAGACGTTCACGGTACGCAACCCGGCGGCCACCGACGAGATCGTGAGCCGCTACCAGCGCTCGACGGAGGAGGATGTCGACGCGGCCGTGGCCGCGGCGGCAGCCGCCCAGCCCGACTGGGCCGCCATGCCGGGTCCCGAACGCGGCGCGATCCTCCGCCGAACCGGCGAGTTGCTCGCCGAGCGCAAGCAATCGCTCGTCACCACCCTCACCACCGAGGAAGGGAAGACCACCGCCGAGGCCACCCCCGAGGTCCAGCGCGCGATCGACATCTTCCACTACTACGCCGAGAAGGCCCGCGACTTCGACGGCACGGTGAAGGCCGCCAGCGGCCGAGACAAGACCCTCCACACCCGCAAGGAGCCCATGGGTGTCGCCGCGCTCGTCACACCGTGGAACTACCCGATCGCCATCCCCGCCTGGAAGCTCGCGCCCGCTCTCGCCACCGGCAACGCCGTCGTCATCAAGCCCGCCTCCGAGGCCCCCAGCCTCGTCCGCGCGATCGTCGACTGTCTCGACGAGGCGGGCCTCCCCGCCGGCGTCGTCAACTTCCTCACCGGCTCGGGCAGCGAGATCGGCGGACCGCTCGTCTCCCACGACGACGTTGATGTGGTCTCCTTTACGGGGAGCACCCGGGTCGGCACTACCGTCTACGAGCAAAGCGTCGCCGACGGCAAACGTGCCCAGTGCGAAATGGGCGGGAAAAACCCCGCCGTGGTGCTTCCCAGCGCCGACATCGACGAGGCGGTCGAGGTGGTCGGCGCGGGCGCGTTCGGCGTCACCGGCCAGGCCTGTACCGCGACCTCGCGCGCGATCGTCCACGAAGAGGTCTACGAGGAGTTCGTCGCGGGGATCGTCGACCACGCCCAGGAGATCACGGTCGGTGACGGCCTCGACGGGGCGGACATGGGTCCACAGGTCAGCGAGAGCGAACTCGACGGCACGCTCCAGTACATCAACATTGCTCAAGACGAGGGTGCACGTCTCGCGGCCGGTGGCTCCCGCCTCGACGAGGGCGATCACGCCGACGGCCACTACGTCGAACCGACCGTCTTCGCCGACGTCGAGACCGGCATGCGGATCGCCCAGGAGGAGGTGTTCGGGCCGGTGCTCGCGGTCATCCCCGTAAGTGACTTCGATGAGGCCGTCAGCGTGGCCAACGACAGCGAGTACGGCCTCTCGGCGAGCGTCCTCACCGACAGTCTCAGCGAGGCCGAACGCTTCTCCAGGCAGATCGAAACCGGCGTGGTGAAAGTCAACGAGAAGACTACCGGCCTGGAGCTGCATGTCCCGTTCGGCGGGGTCAAACAGTCCTCGACCAACACCTACCGCGAACAGGGTGATGCCGGCCTCGAGTTCTTCACTACCACCAAAACCATCTATACCAACTTCTGA
- the uraH gene encoding hydroxyisourate hydrolase, which translates to MAAELTTHVLDTSQEGPAEGVTVTLQRLDADGNAETIADGTTNDDGRLNEPLLTPEEMEAGTYQLLFEVGEYYRQRSSESTFLETVPVRFVIDDASEHYHVPLLLSPGSYTTYRGS; encoded by the coding sequence ATGGCCGCAGAGCTCACGACGCACGTGCTCGACACGAGCCAAGAGGGACCCGCCGAAGGCGTCACGGTGACGCTCCAGCGGCTGGATGCCGACGGCAACGCCGAGACGATCGCCGACGGGACAACCAACGACGACGGCCGCCTCAATGAGCCACTGCTGACTCCCGAGGAGATGGAAGCCGGAACGTACCAGCTCCTGTTCGAGGTTGGTGAGTACTATCGGCAGCGCTCGTCTGAGTCGACATTCCTGGAGACGGTGCCGGTGCGGTTCGTTATCGACGACGCCAGCGAGCACTATCACGTCCCCTTGCTACTGTCACCCGGCAGCTACACCACGTATCGAGGAAGTTGA
- a CDS encoding Ldh family oxidoreductase, with protein sequence MSQTETLRFDPESLESFAAAILRNAGLTAPHHDIVAEALVRADLRGVSSHGVARLEPYVAHLDAGGFNSDPEIDIDERSEGALVVDADNGPGQSAGKRTMERLISMSKRTGVAVGVVRNSNHFGTAAYYTEMAADEDCIGMAMTNVPAEVIPFGGREPYLGTNPIAVSVPSSQEFPITLDMATSVVAMGKIDHVAAEKGEQVPENWGVDDQGEPTTDPEKINALRPLGGAKGYGLGVVVELLAGLLSGANHSVEVSSLYDEFETSMGVGHFYLSIDVATLRTVGEFIADVDRLIEDIKNMPSDEGVPEVLLPGEIEARAMEENLETGVPVDPNVFRKLETIAEEYVVESPSPRD encoded by the coding sequence ATGTCGCAGACAGAGACGCTTCGTTTCGACCCGGAATCGTTAGAATCGTTCGCAGCAGCGATCCTCCGCAACGCCGGCCTTACAGCGCCACACCATGACATCGTTGCAGAAGCACTCGTCAGGGCCGACTTGCGGGGTGTCAGTTCCCACGGCGTTGCGCGGCTTGAACCGTATGTCGCTCACTTGGATGCAGGCGGGTTCAACAGCGATCCGGAAATCGACATCGACGAACGGTCAGAAGGTGCGCTGGTCGTCGATGCCGACAACGGTCCCGGTCAAAGTGCGGGAAAGCGAACGATGGAGCGGTTGATCTCCATGTCGAAGCGAACTGGGGTAGCAGTCGGGGTGGTACGGAACAGCAACCACTTCGGCACGGCAGCGTACTACACGGAAATGGCAGCCGACGAGGACTGTATCGGGATGGCGATGACGAACGTTCCCGCGGAGGTGATCCCGTTCGGAGGGCGGGAGCCGTACCTCGGCACGAACCCCATCGCGGTGTCGGTGCCGTCTTCTCAAGAGTTCCCGATCACACTCGACATGGCCACTAGTGTCGTCGCGATGGGGAAGATCGATCACGTCGCGGCGGAGAAGGGAGAACAGGTTCCGGAAAACTGGGGAGTGGATGACCAAGGAGAGCCAACGACCGATCCCGAGAAAATCAATGCACTACGGCCGCTCGGCGGGGCCAAAGGATACGGCCTCGGTGTCGTCGTCGAACTCCTTGCTGGGCTCCTCTCCGGCGCAAACCACAGCGTCGAGGTTAGTTCACTTTACGACGAGTTCGAGACATCGATGGGAGTCGGTCACTTTTATCTCTCCATTGATGTCGCCACGCTTCGGACCGTCGGTGAGTTCATCGCTGATGTCGATCGGCTGATCGAAGACATCAAAAACATGCCCTCCGACGAGGGGGTTCCTGAAGTGCTGCTTCCTGGCGAGATCGAAGCACGCGCTATGGAAGAGAACCTCGAAACAGGCGTACCGGTCGATCCGAACGTCTTCCGGAAACTGGAAACGATCGCGGAGGAGTACGTCGTGGAATCGCCCTCCCCACGCGACTGA
- the uraD gene encoding 2-oxo-4-hydroxy-4-carboxy-5-ureidoimidazoline decarboxylase has protein sequence MSELTIEELNQTDDGTFVEILGDVYESSPWVAEQAQSERPFASVEDLHGAMESAVRNASRDEKTALLREHPDLGEQTEMTEASEEEQASAGLDQLSPNQYEAFQRLNEEYREKFGFPFIMAVRDESPNAIREAMEERVGHSKPEEFHTALNEVHEIARLRLDDMLRA, from the coding sequence ATGAGCGAACTCACGATCGAAGAGTTAAACCAGACCGATGACGGGACCTTCGTAGAAATTCTGGGTGACGTGTACGAGTCGTCGCCGTGGGTTGCCGAGCAAGCCCAGTCGGAACGGCCGTTCGCTTCGGTCGAGGACCTGCACGGAGCGATGGAAAGCGCCGTCCGGAACGCGTCGCGGGACGAAAAGACGGCACTACTGCGGGAACACCCCGATCTCGGTGAACAGACCGAGATGACCGAAGCGTCGGAAGAGGAGCAAGCCTCCGCCGGGCTCGATCAGCTGAGCCCGAACCAGTACGAGGCGTTCCAACGGTTGAACGAGGAGTATCGGGAGAAGTTCGGGTTCCCGTTCATCATGGCGGTGCGGGACGAATCACCGAACGCGATCAGAGAAGCGATGGAAGAACGGGTCGGTCACTCGAAACCCGAGGAGTTCCACACCGCTCTCAACGAAGTCCATGAGATCGCTCGACTCCGACTCGACGATATGCTGCGCGCTTGA
- a CDS encoding PPC domain-containing DNA-binding protein, with translation METFETNDDHVIVRLDSGDMALESITEACEEHDIDTGAIVSGIGTFRNLNIHYVPTAEFPDEKSERNTFLNLEGAWEVGTIDGAIADGDPHLHVIAYNGDETVAGHLEDGCEVHILSELTIRKFDGPEMTRRPNEKNVGTLQLK, from the coding sequence ATGGAAACATTCGAAACCAACGACGATCACGTGATTGTGAGACTCGATTCCGGGGACATGGCGCTTGAATCGATCACCGAAGCCTGCGAGGAGCACGATATCGACACCGGTGCTATCGTCTCCGGCATCGGAACATTCAGAAATCTGAATATCCATTACGTACCGACGGCAGAGTTCCCCGACGAAAAGTCCGAACGAAACACCTTCCTCAATCTGGAGGGTGCGTGGGAGGTCGGCACTATCGACGGCGCGATCGCCGATGGGGACCCTCACCTCCACGTCATTGCGTACAACGGTGACGAAACGGTGGCCGGTCATCTTGAGGATGGATGCGAGGTCCACATTCTTAGTGAACTGACCATCCGGAAGTTCGACGGGCCGGAGATGACCCGTCGACCCAATGAGAAGAACGTCGGTACGTTGCAGTTGAAGTAA
- a CDS encoding SDR family NAD(P)-dependent oxidoreductase: protein MTEFPEITVAGKTAVVVGGTSGIGEGIALAFADDGADVVATSRTEAAVADTAEKIRGYGVETLEQTCDVTDYSSIEALRDSVLETFGQVDILVNSVGTAARTEFLDLSEEGWLDVIDVLLNGVFRSCQAFAREMDEGSIINISSMSADLARSRLMPYCAAKAGVNSLTQCAAKELAPDVRVNAIAPGFVMTPLTKEEYAEGTEIRKQVDDRTPVGRVADREEIVGSAIYLGSEAASFTTGEVVYVDGGFTKNAL, encoded by the coding sequence ATGACCGAATTTCCGGAAATCACAGTAGCAGGGAAAACGGCAGTTGTCGTCGGTGGGACGAGCGGCATCGGTGAGGGAATCGCGTTGGCGTTCGCCGACGATGGGGCCGACGTGGTCGCGACCAGCCGAACCGAAGCCGCCGTGGCCGACACCGCCGAGAAGATCAGAGGATACGGCGTAGAGACCCTCGAACAGACGTGCGACGTCACCGACTATTCCTCGATCGAAGCACTGCGTGACAGCGTTCTTGAGACGTTCGGACAGGTCGACATCCTGGTCAATTCGGTTGGGACCGCCGCTCGGACGGAGTTTCTCGATCTGAGCGAGGAAGGATGGCTCGACGTGATCGACGTACTGCTCAACGGTGTGTTCCGTTCGTGTCAAGCGTTCGCTCGGGAGATGGACGAAGGGAGCATCATCAACATCTCGTCGATGTCGGCCGATCTGGCGCGGAGTCGTCTGATGCCGTACTGTGCCGCCAAAGCCGGCGTGAACAGTCTGACCCAGTGTGCAGCGAAGGAGCTGGCACCTGACGTGCGGGTGAACGCGATCGCTCCCGGATTCGTAATGACTCCGTTGACCAAGGAGGAGTACGCTGAGGGAACTGAGATACGAAAGCAAGTCGACGACCGAACACCGGTCGGACGGGTTGCCGACCGCGAGGAGATTGTAGGTTCCGCGATCTATCTCGGCAGCGAGGCCGCGAGTTTCACCACCGGCGAGGTAGTGTACGTTGACGGCGGCTTCACGAAAAACGCGTTGTGA
- a CDS encoding mannonate dehydratase, which translates to MRPSLVLPPNRDERWDLAKQIGVETAVVHTLEIGDRSRPWRYTELLDLVQNFREYGIEVGAIEGCVPISDTTRLGREGRDEEIERFKQYLRNLGELNVPVVAYDWMAGTRWARTSTAVLSRGDSLTTAYDDQLMTSAPPQELAPVAAEELWEGLKHFLNEVVPIAEEAGVKLALHPDDPPIDRLRGVDRIVTSPDNYGRIMEIYESEYNGITFCQGNFAAMGADIPAAIKRFDDRINFVHFRDVHGTADRFVETWHDDGPTDMHACIEAYREIGFEGPVRPDHVPTMAGETNSNPMYMTLGRLFAIGYLKGLLESTDG; encoded by the coding sequence ATGCGCCCGTCATTAGTTCTCCCACCGAATCGTGACGAACGCTGGGATCTTGCGAAACAGATCGGCGTCGAGACCGCTGTGGTCCACACGCTCGAAATCGGAGATAGGTCGCGCCCTTGGCGCTACACCGAACTCCTTGACCTCGTCCAGAACTTTCGGGAGTACGGGATCGAGGTCGGGGCGATTGAGGGATGCGTCCCCATTTCCGACACTACCCGCCTCGGTCGCGAAGGCAGAGACGAAGAAATCGAGCGATTCAAACAGTATCTCCGGAACCTCGGCGAGCTGAATGTACCCGTCGTCGCCTATGACTGGATGGCAGGGACGCGCTGGGCACGTACTTCCACTGCGGTTCTCTCTCGGGGCGATTCGTTGACCACGGCCTACGACGACCAGTTGATGACGAGTGCACCCCCACAGGAGCTCGCCCCTGTTGCCGCCGAAGAGCTCTGGGAGGGTCTGAAGCACTTCCTGAACGAAGTTGTTCCGATCGCAGAGGAGGCTGGTGTGAAGCTGGCGCTCCATCCCGACGACCCACCTATTGATCGTCTCCGAGGTGTCGATCGGATCGTGACGTCACCCGACAACTACGGACGAATCATGGAGATATACGAGAGCGAATACAACGGCATTACGTTCTGTCAGGGAAACTTCGCCGCGATGGGTGCCGACATCCCCGCGGCGATCAAACGGTTCGACGACCGGATCAATTTCGTTCACTTCCGGGACGTCCACGGAACAGCCGACCGGTTCGTGGAGACCTGGCACGACGACGGACCGACGGACATGCACGCCTGTATCGAGGCGTATCGTGAGATCGGGTTTGAGGGACCGGTTCGGCCGGACCACGTACCGACAATGGCCGGAGAGACGAACAGCAATCCGATGTACATGACGCTCGGGCGCCTCTTCGCTATCGGGTATCTGAAAGGATTGCTTGAATCGACGGACGGGTAG
- a CDS encoding dihydroorotase, giving the protein MSVDTVISNGTIVTGESTFGGSIAIDDGTIVGIGSEHTLPKASRTIDASDRLVLPGVVDPHVHIDDHVSLDTYETATSAAALGGVTTVIDFGWQAYVGEESAWDEEGSLQEGVERKRETAENPMVDFSLHGGILREGSDLFDEMADLVDAGITSFKIYSTYEFGLSNGYIRKVFEKLRDLDAVAVAHTEDDSVCRSLTAEFRDAGHDDPQRLPEARPDYAEAMAADDVARLAREIGTKYYGFHTSSRKAADALARYQRDGSCIRGEACVHHTTLTDEIHRELGNLAKLTPPLRTADDNDALFEHLREGALSVVSTDHVAQTRDRKENTEWWENPFGANGLQRSLSVFHDEAVNERGFSYPFLVRTMCTNPARTFGLSEKGTLEPGTDADIVVFDPNDTHTISATDNASVADYSIYEGREVTGRVETTLVRGEIVADDGEIVESGHGTFVPRERPDWSI; this is encoded by the coding sequence ATGTCCGTGGACACAGTCATCTCGAACGGAACCATCGTGACGGGCGAGAGCACGTTCGGCGGTTCCATCGCGATCGACGATGGGACGATCGTCGGTATCGGTTCCGAGCACACGTTACCAAAGGCGTCCCGGACGATCGATGCGTCCGATCGTCTCGTGCTGCCGGGCGTCGTCGACCCGCACGTGCATATCGACGATCACGTTTCGCTCGATACGTACGAAACCGCTACCAGTGCCGCCGCACTCGGCGGGGTGACGACAGTCATCGATTTCGGCTGGCAAGCATACGTCGGCGAGGAGAGTGCGTGGGACGAGGAGGGCTCACTACAGGAGGGTGTCGAGCGCAAGCGCGAAACGGCCGAGAACCCGATGGTCGATTTCAGTCTGCACGGCGGGATTCTCCGCGAGGGATCGGACCTCTTCGACGAAATGGCTGATCTCGTCGATGCCGGCATCACCTCCTTCAAGATATACAGTACCTACGAGTTCGGTCTCTCGAACGGGTACATCCGGAAGGTATTCGAGAAGCTCCGAGACCTGGACGCCGTCGCGGTCGCCCACACCGAAGACGATAGCGTCTGTCGCTCTCTGACAGCTGAGTTCCGGGATGCGGGACACGATGATCCACAGCGGCTGCCCGAAGCACGACCGGACTACGCAGAGGCGATGGCTGCCGACGATGTCGCCCGACTCGCTCGGGAAATCGGTACGAAGTACTATGGTTTCCACACCTCCTCTCGAAAAGCGGCGGATGCACTCGCACGATACCAGCGCGATGGAAGCTGTATCCGTGGCGAGGCGTGCGTCCACCACACGACCCTCACGGACGAGATACATCGGGAGTTGGGGAACCTCGCAAAACTCACACCCCCACTCCGGACTGCTGACGACAACGATGCGCTGTTCGAACACCTGCGCGAAGGGGCCCTGAGCGTCGTCTCGACCGACCACGTCGCACAGACACGCGACCGCAAAGAAAACACTGAGTGGTGGGAGAACCCGTTCGGAGCGAACGGTTTGCAGCGGAGTCTGTCAGTGTTCCACGACGAGGCGGTAAACGAACGTGGCTTTTCGTATCCATTCCTGGTTCGGACGATGTGTACCAATCCGGCACGAACCTTCGGACTCTCGGAAAAAGGAACACTCGAACCCGGGACCGACGCCGATATCGTGGTCTTCGATCCCAACGACACCCACACGATCTCGGCGACGGACAACGCCTCGGTTGCCGACTACTCGATCTACGAGGGTCGTGAAGTAACCGGTCGTGTCGAAACGACATTAGTCCGTGGCGAGATCGTCGCCGACGACGGAGAGATCGTTGAGTCCGGTCACGGGACCTTCGTCCCGCGTGAGCGGCCGGATTGGAGCATCTGA